In the Streptomyces sp. cg36 genome, one interval contains:
- a CDS encoding branched-chain amino acid ABC transporter permease, translated as MHTLPQNLANGLLLGSMYGLIAIGYTMVYGIVQLINFAHGEIFMTGAFGGLTVYLYVLPDGISMWIALPLMLIGGAIVSVLIALGAERFAYRPLRGAPRLAPLITAIGLSLALQQAVFNWYPKAKSDENFPQIPGGPFHIGSVTFGTGDIFLITAAPLCMAALALFVRSSRTGRAMQATAQDPDTAQLMGIDTNRIIMIAFAIGGLFAAVAGIAWGLKYGSIKYEMGFQAGLKAFTAAVLGGIGNIYGAMIGGVVLGLAETMASAYIANVPGMQQLGGSGWANVWAFVLLILVLLFRPQGLVGERVADRA; from the coding sequence GTGCACACTCTGCCGCAGAACCTGGCCAACGGGCTGCTCCTCGGCTCGATGTACGGGCTGATCGCCATCGGCTACACGATGGTGTACGGCATCGTCCAGCTCATCAACTTCGCGCACGGCGAGATCTTCATGACCGGCGCCTTCGGCGGCCTCACGGTCTATCTCTATGTGCTCCCCGACGGCATATCCATGTGGATAGCCCTCCCCCTGATGCTCATCGGCGGCGCGATCGTCTCCGTGCTCATCGCGCTGGGAGCGGAACGGTTCGCCTACCGACCACTGCGCGGCGCGCCACGCCTCGCGCCACTGATCACCGCGATCGGACTCTCGCTCGCGCTCCAGCAGGCGGTCTTCAACTGGTACCCGAAGGCCAAGAGCGACGAGAACTTCCCGCAGATCCCCGGCGGCCCCTTCCACATCGGGTCGGTCACCTTCGGCACCGGTGACATCTTCCTGATCACGGCGGCGCCGCTCTGCATGGCCGCGCTCGCCCTCTTCGTCCGCTCCTCCCGCACCGGCCGCGCCATGCAGGCCACCGCGCAGGACCCGGACACCGCCCAGCTGATGGGCATCGACACCAACCGCATCATCATGATCGCCTTCGCCATCGGCGGTCTGTTCGCCGCGGTCGCGGGCATCGCCTGGGGCCTCAAGTACGGCTCCATCAAGTACGAGATGGGCTTCCAGGCCGGTCTCAAGGCGTTCACCGCCGCCGTCCTCGGCGGCATCGGCAACATCTACGGCGCGATGATCGGCGGCGTGGTCCTCGGCCTCGCCGAGACCATGGCCAGCGCCTACATCGCCAACGTCCCCGGGATGCAGCAGCTCGGCGGCTCCGGCTGGGCCAACGTCTGGGCCTTCGTCCTCCTCATCCTCGTCCTCCTCTTCAGGCCACAGGGCCTGGTGGGCGAACGCGTCGCGGACAGGGCGTGA
- a CDS encoding branched-chain amino acid ABC transporter substrate-binding protein produces the protein MLILTTVLTTGALTLTACGSRDKKDDNGGGKTTTVVIGVDAPLTGQNSATGLGIQYGVQIAVDDANAKNLVPGVKFEVKALDDKALPPTGQQNATALVANKDVLGVVGPLNSGVAQTMQQVFATANLVEISPSNTNPTLTQGKDWAAGNKTRPFKTYFRTATTDAIQGGFAADYAFNTLKKKNVFVVDDKQTYGAGLASLFKQGFTKAGGKVAGEDHVNVGDKDFAALVTKIKNSGADLVYYGGQYDEAQIVTKQLKDSGAKIPLFGGDGIYSDTFITTAGKAAEGDLATSVGVPVDTLDKAKDFIQKYKDKKYPGDYGTYGGYSYDAATAIIKAVGNVVKDGKVPADARQQIVAEVQKANFEGIAGNVSFDEFGDTTNKQLTVYQVTNGKWKAVKSGTYNAG, from the coding sequence TTGCTCATTCTCACCACCGTGCTCACCACGGGGGCTCTCACCCTCACCGCGTGCGGTTCGCGCGACAAGAAGGACGACAACGGCGGCGGCAAGACGACGACCGTGGTCATCGGTGTGGACGCGCCCCTGACCGGCCAGAACTCCGCCACCGGCCTCGGCATCCAGTACGGCGTGCAGATCGCCGTGGACGACGCCAACGCCAAGAACCTGGTCCCGGGCGTGAAGTTCGAGGTCAAGGCGCTCGACGACAAGGCGCTCCCGCCGACCGGCCAGCAGAACGCCACCGCGCTCGTCGCCAACAAGGACGTCCTCGGCGTGGTCGGCCCGCTGAACTCCGGCGTGGCCCAGACGATGCAGCAGGTCTTCGCGACCGCCAACCTCGTCGAGATCTCCCCCTCGAACACCAACCCCACCCTGACCCAGGGCAAGGACTGGGCGGCGGGCAACAAGACCCGCCCGTTCAAGACGTACTTCCGCACCGCCACCACCGACGCCATCCAGGGCGGCTTCGCGGCGGACTACGCGTTCAACACGCTGAAGAAGAAGAACGTCTTCGTCGTCGACGACAAGCAGACCTACGGCGCCGGTCTCGCCTCCCTCTTCAAGCAGGGCTTCACCAAGGCGGGCGGCAAGGTCGCCGGCGAGGACCACGTCAACGTGGGCGACAAGGACTTCGCCGCCCTCGTCACCAAGATCAAGAACTCGGGTGCGGACCTCGTCTACTACGGCGGTCAGTACGACGAGGCGCAGATCGTCACCAAGCAGCTCAAGGACTCCGGCGCCAAGATCCCGCTCTTCGGCGGCGACGGAATCTACAGCGACACCTTCATCACCACCGCCGGAAAGGCGGCCGAGGGCGACCTCGCCACCTCGGTCGGCGTGCCGGTCGACACCCTGGACAAGGCCAAGGACTTCATCCAGAAGTACAAGGACAAGAAGTACCCGGGTGACTACGGCACCTACGGCGGCTACTCCTACGACGCCGCCACCGCCATCATCAAGGCCGTCGGCAACGTGGTGAAGGACGGCAAGGTCCCGGCCGACGCCCGCCAGCAGATCGTCGCCGAGGTCCAGAAGGCCAACTTCGAGGGCATCGCCGGCAACGTCTCGTTCGACGAGTTCGGTGACACCACCAACAAGCAGCTGACCGTCTACCAGGTCACCAACGGGAAGTGGAAGGCCGTCAAGAGCGGCACGTACAACGCCGGCTGA
- a CDS encoding branched-chain amino acid ABC transporter permease — translation MTTSTTKTGPAAAAPEPRGLVPLPVPVARILIAVGAVATIASTFLAWTWTSEFPGDLTVTGYPAGLQTLTLIAGALTLLYAVAGWNVRGLGWLNPGGGNNPVLLAALSAFAVSWFTGIAIAYDLGGLANLEPGAFVAMVSALVPVLGALALPREGRSVRDHIAKPDRIPPAAPLPSWAQRLIISLATALGLVVFTYGIGVNDDESETFIGLLLLVLFASMALFAAGLFERFTELNARHKGFATTAVFLAAVIFPFTQSEDHNANLGANILIFGTVALGLNIVVGLTGLLDLGYVAFLGVGAYAAALVSGSEFSRFSGVQVPFWAAALIGMGASLVFGVIIGAPTLRLRGDYLAIVTLGFGEIFRITVNNLDGASGPNLTNGPNGISQIPDLEIFGFNLGAAHDIAGRTIGRFGNYLFLMLLITALIVLVFNRAANSRIGRSWIAIREDETAATAMGINGFRVKLIAFALGASLAGLAGTVFAHVNYSVVPSPFQFAGAAPPNSAFLLAAVVLGGMGTVSGPLLGASLLYLIPEKLGFLKEYELFGFGVALILLMRFRPEGIVANRRRQLEFHETGQLDVPEQGLPDTTVGVTKAEA, via the coding sequence ATGACCACCAGCACCACCAAGACCGGTCCCGCCGCCGCGGCGCCCGAGCCGCGGGGGCTCGTCCCGCTCCCCGTGCCCGTCGCCCGGATCCTCATCGCCGTGGGCGCGGTCGCCACCATCGCCTCCACCTTCCTCGCCTGGACCTGGACCTCCGAGTTCCCCGGTGACCTGACCGTCACCGGCTACCCGGCCGGGCTCCAGACCCTCACCCTGATCGCCGGGGCGCTCACCCTGCTCTACGCCGTCGCCGGCTGGAACGTGCGCGGTCTGGGCTGGCTCAACCCGGGCGGCGGCAACAACCCGGTCCTGCTGGCCGCGCTCTCCGCGTTCGCGGTCAGCTGGTTCACCGGCATCGCCATCGCGTACGACCTGGGCGGCCTCGCCAACCTGGAGCCCGGCGCGTTCGTGGCCATGGTCTCGGCGCTGGTGCCGGTGCTCGGCGCGCTCGCCCTGCCCCGCGAGGGCAGGTCCGTGCGCGACCACATCGCCAAGCCCGACCGCATCCCGCCGGCCGCGCCGCTGCCCAGCTGGGCCCAGCGACTGATCATCTCGCTGGCCACCGCGCTCGGCCTGGTCGTCTTCACCTACGGCATCGGCGTCAACGACGACGAGAGCGAGACCTTCATCGGTCTGCTGCTCCTGGTCCTGTTCGCCTCGATGGCGCTGTTCGCGGCCGGGCTCTTCGAGCGGTTCACCGAACTCAACGCCCGGCACAAGGGGTTCGCGACCACCGCGGTCTTCCTGGCCGCCGTGATCTTCCCGTTCACCCAGAGCGAGGACCACAACGCCAACCTCGGCGCCAACATCCTCATCTTCGGCACCGTCGCCCTCGGCCTCAACATCGTCGTCGGCCTCACCGGACTGCTCGACCTCGGTTACGTCGCCTTCCTCGGCGTCGGCGCCTATGCCGCCGCCCTGGTCTCCGGCTCCGAGTTCTCCCGGTTCTCCGGTGTGCAGGTGCCGTTCTGGGCCGCCGCGCTGATCGGCATGGGGGCCTCACTGGTCTTCGGCGTGATCATCGGCGCACCCACCCTGCGGCTGCGCGGCGACTATCTGGCCATCGTGACCCTGGGCTTCGGAGAGATCTTCCGGATCACCGTCAACAACCTCGACGGAGCCTCCGGCCCCAACCTCACCAACGGCCCCAACGGCATCTCGCAGATCCCCGATCTGGAGATCTTCGGGTTCAACCTCGGCGCCGCGCACGACATCGCCGGACGCACCATCGGCCGCTTCGGCAACTACCTGTTCCTGATGCTGCTGATCACGGCGCTGATCGTGCTCGTCTTCAACCGCGCCGCGAACTCCCGCATCGGCCGCTCCTGGATCGCCATCCGCGAGGACGAGACCGCCGCCACCGCCATGGGCATCAACGGCTTCCGGGTCAAGCTCATCGCCTTCGCCCTCGGCGCCTCGCTCGCGGGCCTGGCCGGTACGGTCTTCGCCCACGTCAACTACAGCGTCGTGCCCAGCCCCTTCCAGTTCGCCGGGGCCGCGCCGCCCAACTCCGCCTTCCTCCTGGCGGCCGTCGTCCTCGGCGGCATGGGCACCGTCAGCGGTCCGCTCCTGGGCGCCTCGCTGCTCTATCTGATCCCCGAGAAGCTGGGCTTCCTCAAGGAGTACGAGCTCTTCGGCTTCGGCGTCGCCCTCATCCTCCTGATGCGGTTCCGCCCCGAGGGCATCGTCGCCAACCGGCGCCGCCAGCTCGAATTCCATGAGACCGGGCAACTCGACGTACCCGAACAAGGGCTCCCGGACACCACCGTCGGCGTCACCAAGGCGGAGGCGTAA